The DNA segment GGCACTGTGGACGGGGGCAACTCCACCCGACCGTAGGATCGGGCGCTGTGACCCGCTCGGAACCCAGCCTCGCAGGCGCACTGCTCGACCGGCGATACCGTGTCGACCGGCTGCTCGCGCACGGTGGCATGTCGTCGGTGTACCGCGGCGTCGACACCAGACTGGACCGCCCCGTCGCCATCAAGATCATGGACTCCCGGTTCGCCGACGACCGCAATTTCGTCGACCGGTTCGAAAGGGAAGCGCGCTCCGCTGCCCGACTGCACCACCCGCACGTCGTCGCCGTCCACGACCAGGGCTTCGACACCTCGGCCGGCCACGAGGACCGCAGGGCCTTCCTCGTCATGGAGCTCGTCGACGGCGGCACCCTGCGCGATCTCATCGACCAGCGGGGTGCCCTCGACGTCCCGCTCGCGATCACCGTCGCCGAGAACGTGCTGTCCGCTCTCGCCGCCGCGCACGGCGAGGGCCTGGTGCACAGGGACGTGAAACCGGAGAACGTGCTCATCGGCCGCAGAGGCAGCGCCGAAGGCGGTGTTGTCAAGGTCGGGGACTTCGGGCTGGTCAGGGCGGTCGCGAGCGCGGGAACGACGAGTACGAGCGTCATCCTCGGCACGGTGGCCTACCTCTCGCCGGAGCAGGTCACCTCCGGTTCGGCAAGCGAACGCGGCGACGTCTATTCGACGGGCATCCTGCTCTACGAGATGCTGACCGGGCAGGTTCCCTACACCGGTGACACCGCGCTGTCGGTGGCGTACCGGCACGTGAACGACGACGTGCCGGCCCCGAGTGTCCTGCGCCCCGGTATCCCGCCCGCACTCGACGACCTCGTGTTGCGAGCCACCCGGCGCGACCCCGAGGCCCGCCCCGCCGACGCGGGCGCGTTCAAGGCCGAGCTGGAGAACGTGCGCGCCGAACTGGGCATGGCGCCGGTCGCCGTTCCCGTGCCGTCGACACCCGACGACCAGGCGAGCGCGGTCACCGTCTCGGGAAGCACCGGAAGGCACGCCGCGCCCGATTTCGACGCGGAGCGCACGGTTCCGGCCATCCAGGCGATCACCTCGACGGCGGGCCCGAGGGGCACCCAGGCGCTGCCGAGGGGAGCGGTTTCCAGGGACCAGCCTGCCGTCTCGCAGGAAGAGCCTCCGCCGCCCGAAGCGGAGCTGCCCGCGCGGCGAGGAAAGGTGTTTCCCGCGCTGTGGATCGCCGTTGGCCTGCTCATCGTCGCCGGGATCGGCGTCGGCATCTGGTGGTTCACCGGCGGAAGGTACGTCGACGTGCCGAAGGTCGCCGGCATGGAAACCGGTCAGGCCGAACAACTCGTCAGGGGAGCTGAGCTGACCCCCCGGGTCACCGAGGCCAGGCACAACACGGTGCCGAGCGGAACCGTCATCGGCACCGAACCGGAAGCCGGTTCGCGCGCGCTGCTCGGCGACGAGATCACCATCGTCGTCTCGCTCGGCAAACCGGTGGTACCCGACATTCCGGCAGGCGCGACGGTCGAACAGGCCGAGCAGGCGATCAAGGCCATGCAGCTCGAACCACGACGAGACGGCAACGCCGACCAGTACAGCGACCAGGTGCCGGAAGGCGCGGTCATCACGGTGACCCCGCAGCCGGGAAACCAGGCCAACATCGGCGACCAGGTCACCATCGTCGTATCGAAGGGGCCACCGCCGACACCCGTGCCCTCCGTCGCCGGGATGTCGAGGGACGAGGCATTCCAGGCACTCACCGATGCCGGATTCGAACCGTTCGACGCGGGCGAGGAGTTCGGCGAGGGCGTCGCGGCCGGGCACGTCACCCGAACCGATCCGGCGCAGGGCGCGACCCTCGAAGACGACAAGCGGGTCGGCGTCTACGTGTCCAACGCCATCGAGGTTCCTTCGGTGATGGGAAGGCAGATCGACGAAGCCCTGCAAATACTCGGCGAAGCGGGGCTGACGTCGAACGCCGAAGATCACCGGGGACGGTTCGCCTTCGTCGTCAACCAGGATCCCGCGCCGGGAAGCTGGGTGGAGAAGGGCACGGCCGTCAACCTGACGCTCGTTCCGTGATCTCGCCACGCGGCACCTGGTGAGACGGAACTGCGGCGGCCCGGCCCCAGTGCCACACTCTTGACCATGCCACGCTCGAACATCCGGCTGATTCAGGGTGACATCACCACCCAGGAGGTGGATGTCATCGTCAACGCGGCCAATTCCAGCCTCCTCGGCGGCGGCGGGGTCGACGGTGCCATCCACCGCGCGGGAGGACCGGACATCCTCGCCGCGTGCGAGCGGCTCAGGGAAACGACTCATCCCGACGGGCTGCCCACCGGCGACGCTGTCGCCACGACGGCGGGGCGCTTGCCCGCTCGATGGGTTATTCACACGGTCGGTCCCGTCTACTCCACAAACGAGGATCGCTCACAGCTGTTGGCGTCCTGTTACCACGAAGCGTTACGTGTTGCCGAAGAACTCGGCGCCCAAGCGATTGCTTTTCCCGCGATATCGGCTGGAATTTTTCGATGGCCCCTCGACAACGCGGCGAAAATCGCCGTAGATTCGGTCGAGGCGGCCGGGAGCGCTATGAGCGAAGTCCGGTTCGTTCTGTTCAATGCCGAAGCCTATGTCGCCTTCGAGCAAGCGATCAAAGGATTAGCGGGCCGGTAACACGGCGACCACGCATGCGTCATCCGCACCTGGTGGACTGGAAGAGGAAGTTGCGAAACGGCGACGCGTGGGATACCCGAGCGCGGCGACGCCACGGCGTCGCATGCGTGAATTCGCAACCACAACAGCAACCGACGTAGCGACGATTTCCGGGGAGACCGCCGATGCCATCGGACCGGCTGAGCGCACTGGACATTGCCTTCCTGTGCCTTGAGGGCGAAGCGACGCCCATGCACATGGGCGCGGTGGCGACATTCCGCCCTCGCGGGCACGTCGACCCGCACCGGCTGCGTTCCCTGCTCGCCAAGCGCGCCGCGGTAATTCCCAAACTGGGAAGGCGGGTCAGGTCGACGTGGCCGATGTTCGGCGGAGCGCAATGGGAAAAAGACCCTGATTTCGAAGCCGAACGTCACATTGACGTCCACCGGCTTTGTGACCTCTACGAACCCGATCCGCTTGCCGAATTCGCGTCACACTGGATCGCCGAACCACTCGACACCAACGCTCCATTGTGGAACATGCAGATCGTGACCGGACTTCCCGGCGACGAGTTCGCCGTGCTCATGAAGTTCCACCACGCGCTGACCGACGGGGCCGGTGCGGTCGAAGTCGGCTTCGGCCTCCTCGACGACGTCGCGATCCCGGTCCAGCGCGAGGTCGCGGACGGTCCTCGGACGCCGGCTTCGCCGCTCGACGTCCTCCGTTCCGGAGCGTCGACCGCCATCGGCCAGGCAGCGGAATCGGCCGGTATCGCCCGCGACGTCCTGCGCGCGGCGAGACCTTATCCGATCTCCCCCACCGCGACGGTCAACTCGACGAGCCGCAAGCTCGGCTTCGTCAAAATCGACCTCGCCGACATCAGGTACATCCGGAAAGCCCACGGCGGTACGACAAACGACGTCGTGCTCGCCGTGCTCGCCGGAGCACTCCGCGACTGGATGATCAACAGAGGCCAGCGCGCCGACGCCCGTTCGCTGCGCGCGCTGGTCCCGGTGAGCCTGCGGGGAAGGGACGCCCGCAACAACGGCGGAAACGTACTGTCCGGCTACCTGTGCGAACTACCCGTCGAACTGGACGACCCGGTCGACCGCCTCGCCGCGATCAGGCATTCGATGGACCGCAACAAGAAGGCCGGACCGAGCAGAGGAGCGGGCGCGATCCCGATACTGGCCAACAGGTTGCCTGCCGGTATCCACCGGCTGGCGACCAGGATGGCGGGCATGGCGGCACCGCTGCTTTTCGACACCGTCGTCACCAACGTGCCGCTGCCGAGCAGGCCGATGACGCTCGACGGGGCGAGGCTGCGCGGCGTGTACCCGATCGTCCCGCTCGCGCCGCACCAGTCGGTGGGCATCGCCGTCTCCAGCTACCGCAACACGCTCCACATCGGACTACAGGTCAATGGAGCCGCGGTACCCGACATCGGCTCGCTCTCCGACGCCGTGACCAAATCGGTGGCCGGGCTCTACCAGCGGTGCGGCTAGCGAGCCCCTGCCCGTTCAGGCCCGCAACATCTCCGCGACGAGGAACGCCAGCTCAAGCGACTGCTGCGTGTTCAGCCTGGGGTCGCAAGCCGTCTCGTACCTGCCGCCGAGGTCGAGATCGGAAATCTCCTGTGCACCGCCGAGGCATTCGGTGACGTCCTCACCGGTCAGCTCGACGTGGATGCCGCCGGGGTAGGTGCCCAGCTTGTTGTGCACCTCGAAAAAGCCCTGGACCTCGTCGACGATGCGGTCGAAGTGCCTTGTCTTGTAGCCGTTGGACGATTCGTGGGTGTTGCCGTGCATCGGGTCGCACTGCCAGATGACCTTGTGCCCCGAGCTCTCGACCTTCTCCACGATCGCGGGCAGCACCTCGCGCACCTTGCCGTTGCCCATCCTGGAGATCAGCGTCAGCCTCCCCGGTTCGTGCCGGGGGTCCAGCCGCTGCACGTACTCGACGGCCTGCTCAGGAGTCGTCGTCGGGCCGATCTTCAACCCGATCGGGTTGGCCAGCAGCTCGGCGAAGGCGATGTGCGCGCCGTCGAGCTGCCTCGTGCGCTCGCCGATCCACAGGAAATGGGACGAGAGGTTGTACAGCTTGGCGTCGGCTTCGGCCGGCCGGTCGAGACGCAGCATCGCGCGCTCGTAGTCGAGCAGCAGCGCCTCGTGGCTGGCGAAGATCTCCGTCGAATGCAGCGAACTGTCCGTGACGCCACAGGCCGACATGAACCGCAGGCCCCTGTCGATCTCGGAGGCGAGCGCCTCGTACCGCTCACCGGCGGGAGAGGTGCGCACGAAGTCCTTGTTCCAGTCGTGCACCTGCGCGAGGTCGGCCATCCCGGCACCGGTGAGCGCCCTCATCAGGTTCATCGCGGCACCCGCGTTGGCGTAGGCGCGGATCATCCTGCCGGGGTCCGGAACGCGCAGCGCGGGCTCGGCGGCGAGCGAGTTGACGATGTCGCCCCTGTAGACGGGAAGGCCGAGGGCGTCGGTGGAGTTGGACCTCGGCTTGGCGTACTGACCGGCGATTCTGCCCACCTTCACGACCGGAAGGCTCGCGCCGTAGGTCAGCACCACCGCCATTTGCAGCAGCGTGCGGAGGTTGGCCCTGATGTGCGGTTCGGTGTTGGACTCGAAGGTCTCCGCGCAGTCACCGCCCTGGAGCAGGAACGCTTCCCCCCTGGCGACCATCGCGAGCCGGTCGCGCAGCCGGTCGATCTCGGCCGGAACCGTGATCGGAGGCACACTCTCCAGTACCGCGCGCACCCTCGCGACGGCGTCGCCGTCGGGCCACTCCGGCTGCTGGGCCGCAGGCCGCGTCAGTGCCGCGTCGAGCCGGTCTCGCAGCTCGGCAGGCAACGGCGGTAGCGAGGGAAGGGTGTCGATGGGGACGTCCACGGTCCAGTTCACCCACCCAGCATACGAAGCCCCGCCGAGAGTCCCGCGCCGACGTGCGAGCAACCAAACGGCGCGCGCTGGATCACGACCGGGCACCGGTGAGAGTTGCCGCTGGTCGAGGGCGCAGTCAGGACCCGAGCTACCCCGAACGTGGAGTCGCGAGCACCGCAGCGGCCGCCCGCGACGTGGCCGGATTCACCCGGCACGGGCAGCCGTACCGGTCAGACCACCGCGAGCGGCAACGCCGTCGGGTGCACCGGCGAAGGCAGATCCGAGGCTCCGGTGAGGTAGTGGTCGACCGCGTGCGCGACCGAACGTCCCTCCGCGATCGCCCACACCACGAGCGAGGCACCCCGGTGCGCGTCGCCGCACACGAAAACGCCAGGCGCCGCCGTCTGCCAATCGGGACCGCAGGACACCGTGCCACGCGGTGTCAGGGACAACCCGAGATCATCGAGCAACCGC comes from the Prauserella marina genome and includes:
- a CDS encoding wax ester/triacylglycerol synthase family O-acyltransferase yields the protein MPSDRLSALDIAFLCLEGEATPMHMGAVATFRPRGHVDPHRLRSLLAKRAAVIPKLGRRVRSTWPMFGGAQWEKDPDFEAERHIDVHRLCDLYEPDPLAEFASHWIAEPLDTNAPLWNMQIVTGLPGDEFAVLMKFHHALTDGAGAVEVGFGLLDDVAIPVQREVADGPRTPASPLDVLRSGASTAIGQAAESAGIARDVLRAARPYPISPTATVNSTSRKLGFVKIDLADIRYIRKAHGGTTNDVVLAVLAGALRDWMINRGQRADARSLRALVPVSLRGRDARNNGGNVLSGYLCELPVELDDPVDRLAAIRHSMDRNKKAGPSRGAGAIPILANRLPAGIHRLATRMAGMAAPLLFDTVVTNVPLPSRPMTLDGARLRGVYPIVPLAPHQSVGIAVSSYRNTLHIGLQVNGAAVPDIGSLSDAVTKSVAGLYQRCG
- a CDS encoding O-acetyl-ADP-ribose deacetylase; translated protein: MPRSNIRLIQGDITTQEVDVIVNAANSSLLGGGGVDGAIHRAGGPDILAACERLRETTHPDGLPTGDAVATTAGRLPARWVIHTVGPVYSTNEDRSQLLASCYHEALRVAEELGAQAIAFPAISAGIFRWPLDNAAKIAVDSVEAAGSAMSEVRFVLFNAEAYVAFEQAIKGLAGR
- a CDS encoding class II 3-deoxy-7-phosphoheptulonate synthase, translated to MNWTVDVPIDTLPSLPPLPAELRDRLDAALTRPAAQQPEWPDGDAVARVRAVLESVPPITVPAEIDRLRDRLAMVARGEAFLLQGGDCAETFESNTEPHIRANLRTLLQMAVVLTYGASLPVVKVGRIAGQYAKPRSNSTDALGLPVYRGDIVNSLAAEPALRVPDPGRMIRAYANAGAAMNLMRALTGAGMADLAQVHDWNKDFVRTSPAGERYEALASEIDRGLRFMSACGVTDSSLHSTEIFASHEALLLDYERAMLRLDRPAEADAKLYNLSSHFLWIGERTRQLDGAHIAFAELLANPIGLKIGPTTTPEQAVEYVQRLDPRHEPGRLTLISRMGNGKVREVLPAIVEKVESSGHKVIWQCDPMHGNTHESSNGYKTRHFDRIVDEVQGFFEVHNKLGTYPGGIHVELTGEDVTECLGGAQEISDLDLGGRYETACDPRLNTQQSLELAFLVAEMLRA
- the pknB gene encoding Stk1 family PASTA domain-containing Ser/Thr kinase is translated as MTRSEPSLAGALLDRRYRVDRLLAHGGMSSVYRGVDTRLDRPVAIKIMDSRFADDRNFVDRFEREARSAARLHHPHVVAVHDQGFDTSAGHEDRRAFLVMELVDGGTLRDLIDQRGALDVPLAITVAENVLSALAAAHGEGLVHRDVKPENVLIGRRGSAEGGVVKVGDFGLVRAVASAGTTSTSVILGTVAYLSPEQVTSGSASERGDVYSTGILLYEMLTGQVPYTGDTALSVAYRHVNDDVPAPSVLRPGIPPALDDLVLRATRRDPEARPADAGAFKAELENVRAELGMAPVAVPVPSTPDDQASAVTVSGSTGRHAAPDFDAERTVPAIQAITSTAGPRGTQALPRGAVSRDQPAVSQEEPPPPEAELPARRGKVFPALWIAVGLLIVAGIGVGIWWFTGGRYVDVPKVAGMETGQAEQLVRGAELTPRVTEARHNTVPSGTVIGTEPEAGSRALLGDEITIVVSLGKPVVPDIPAGATVEQAEQAIKAMQLEPRRDGNADQYSDQVPEGAVITVTPQPGNQANIGDQVTIVVSKGPPPTPVPSVAGMSRDEAFQALTDAGFEPFDAGEEFGEGVAAGHVTRTDPAQGATLEDDKRVGVYVSNAIEVPSVMGRQIDEALQILGEAGLTSNAEDHRGRFAFVVNQDPAPGSWVEKGTAVNLTLVP